In Solanum lycopersicum chromosome 3, SLM_r2.1, the genomic stretch cttttaataaactCTGTACTATCCTTTTCactgagaattttttttataatcatataaatattcACATAAAAAACTTATTCACATCAACTCAAATTATACTGCATAAAAGAAAACAAGGAAAAGCTATATAAAGTACCCATCATAGGTTTGTCATGCAGTAAAAACAACAACTGcttccaaaatatatttttaatagctAAGACAAATTCGAATTCAGATTAATGGAACTTTACAACCCCGTAATAATTTGGAGGTGAAAGCCAAAAGAGTCGCTTACAAAAGCCCCTGAAAACCTTTAACCTTCTTCCCCTGCATCTCTTATGCTAATCACTTCCCTTGCTTTTATAACCTCTAAATTTCCCCATGTCTCGACCACAACAAAAATATCGAGGTGTTCGCCAGCGCCATTGGGGATCTTGGGTTTCCGAAATTCGTCATCCTTCATTGTAATTCTTCTCcctcttttctcttttacttACAATTCGTTTCATCAGTCAAGAGCAGAGCTAGCTTGGAGTTGTTGAAAATCTTAATATTTGTTTCAGTGGTCAACTTAATGGTCATTGTTAGTCAGAAAATGAAAATCTTAATAGTTCAGTTGATTGGCTTGATTTTTCATATTGTAATCTCCTCCATCGCCCTaatgtaacaaaaataataatcttgTACAGGAAAACACGGATATGGCTGGGAACCTATGAGACATCAGAGGATGCTGCGAGGGCATATGATGAAGCAGCGAGACTCATGTGTGGTTCAACAGCACGCACTAATTTCCCATACAATGCAACAGAATCTTCAAGGTTTCTGTCTTCTGCTTTGATAGCTAAACTTCAAAGATGCAACATGTCATCTCTCACTGCTACGTCAAGAAGACCTGGAAAGACAAGATTGGAAGATAAAAAAGAGAACGAGATATCCACGCTTGTTAGAGACACGGGAGATGGAGAAGAAAGGCAGAGTGAGAGTGCATCACAACAATACATGAAGGCACTTGAAGATGAACATATAGAACAGATGATTGAGGAATTGCTTGATTATGGATCTATTGAGATGTGTTCTGTTCGCAATGAATAAGACATAAATGCAATAATTAGCTTCAAATGAAAATCATTACGTAcgtttttgtctatttttatttttatttgtccacTGCACTAAACAGTTTAATCTATTTATTAGAATTTGTGATTCGAAAACAAAGTGTGAACTCATGGAGGAGTGATATGATCCtttttttctacaaaattcTGAAACTTAACAGACACAGATACCTTGGGAAAGCAGTAAGCTTTTTGActattgatttttcttttatgttctttCTTCTGGGACTAGATCTGGTGAATCCACAACCAAATAATTCAATAGCAGAAATGTTGCATTCATaacaaggtaatatcaacaatTTACGTAGCCTccttcaattttcaaaatcaaataattcaatttttattataagacttttaaaataaatttaaaaattacgtAAAATATTGTAAGTTCTAATCTTACAATAATTTGAATACACATGACTCACGAAATCATGTTAATCGTTTCtgtattgttttaattttattacgTGTCTCGTAAGTGAATGCATCCTAACCTATAGACCTACATAATACAAAGAGACAAAAAGAGATTGGAAATGCGATCAAAATAGTCTTTTCTTTCGTATCAGTAACAGTACATTAAATAGGAAATGCCTAATTGAATTTGACGAAGACTACGATTAGAATGGTGACATCTTAACATATTATTGAACAATAATACATCAGTTGAAACAATGTCAAATtagttgaaatttgaaatataaaggTGAATATACAAGCTATTATGAAAACCAGAAATTAAAATACGTAGCATAAATGCAAATTGAAGGGAGGTTTTGTAAAAAGTACCGTTGCTAATTATTATGTTGCCTGTTTTAATAGTGAATTTGacgaatttttaaatttaaattatattacattaatttgatattttaagaaaaaaaagatagataTTAAAAAGGTAAACAAAAACTACAATAAATTACAAGCTTTTTTTTTGCTAACATCATGAAATGTTAATTACAGTTCTTGAAAAAGTCTTTTTGACCAGAAAGTTTAGTCAGAATTTAATCAGAATAGTATTTTAATAATggtattttatctttttaaatattttatttttttaattgtaaacattttaagttaaaaattcaaaaaaaaaacaatttttttaataaaaaaatattttaaaatttctaacttgattatatttaaaattgcgGTGTACCATACAAGAGTGATAACTAAATGAGGAGTGTCTTTCGGGCAAGTATTGTTTGGCTTTCATCCCGACACGTGCATATTAGTTATGACGTGACATGGTTCAAAAATATTTCGATTTGTtcgatataaattttattttaaatattttacttcctatgttttatttcacgtgaaataactttttttctgtttcatgtgaaattttttatttttcgagtCACATcgtttaattttgataaaatatttatgtataaattttttaattttttaaaaataaattttatatacttataaactatataaaatttttattttttgagtcacatcgtttaattttgataaaatatttatgtataaattttttaattttttaaaaataaattttatatacttataaaCTATGTAAAGAGTGCTATAActtacaataattaataatttaaaatattaaaagaatttatgaaaaaattatattaaaaaataaatttatttaaatcttttaatgTGAAAAgtgccacataaaatgagacgaaAAAGTATGATATTTcgtacatattttaaaaatatattatgatattttgtgcatatgaaaaattttcatgcttaatatgttttatatttgtatacatatatattaatacccttttttatattttattctgttcatttacttttactCCGCTTGACATTtaccataaatttatatttttatattatgatatctTAATTTATATTCAGATATGATTTCAGTTTCTAGAGAAATCATGAGGCATAAGtttgattaataaaatcaatccACAGAAGTTTGAATGTAAAACATGCAATTCTTTGAATCAATTGTCAATTTTATTGTAAAGTTAATCATAAATGCTAACTCACCCAACTGTTTAAACTAAAGACAAATTTCACATAAATAATATACTTAATAATTAAGGAAATATGCAGAATCTACGTATACCAGCTCAAAAAAATAAACGTAAGTATTCATCGAGTTATTTGTGtaaatactataattttttgtataaatttaaggaatcccatagtgtaattcaataattacattctgtcccGACAAGTTtagtaattacaaaaaatcccttaaatgTGTTGAGCCGTGATACTTTAAATtgtagtgatacatggtaaatgatacatggtaatTTAAAACTGTTGAGAAAAAATAGGGGGAAAAAACGGTAAAGTTATGTTGTTAGTAAAACAACTTAATTTGtggtaacagatcattaatcagcattAAATCAGCaattaattggatattaatttcaaatttttatcatgCCCCTTCTCAATTCTCATCTTATGTTTGTTTGTTCGAACAAACTATCAATTTATTTGACACctttttttagttgaattactgaaattttatccattttatagTCGCacaagatatatataatatcattcaATTACTACTTTGGTGCAGTCGGAGGATGATGGACAAGGCgggagaaggaagaagaaagggtTGAAAGAGAAGATAAAGGAGAAATTCACAGGTGGAAAGCACAAGAATGAGGAACCACATCACCAAACACATGGTGTTGGAACTCGAACCACAACAACTACTACAACTACTACAGAGCATGAGAAGAAGAGTATGATGGAGAAGATCAAGGAGAAGTTACCCGGCCATCATAATCATCACTAGATAAAACGCTGGGAAATAAGAAGAATATTGTTGTATTCATCATGTCGtatctctttctattttatatagTGCTAGTTGCTTGTGTTCAGTTCAGTATATGCTATCGTAGTgtaattgttgttattatatacaTGAATGTACGTTTGTTTCAGTTCCAGCTGTTATTTGCTTGTATTAAGCCTTTCTACATATAATATGAAGGCATAACATgattgaaaaaagtaaaaatttaaggaattcaATAAGTGAATTAactaaaacattataacatgtgatacatatctaatacatgtatcaaaaacattgactaaacaatatacatactgattctatatgtatcatcaagtacaGTGGATGAcgcatttattaaacttagtaaatgatacattataacaattttcaaaacatgtatcagtacatcaactaaacaactaataccttactgatacatgatattagttttcagaaattcatactacatgcaaaacatgtgatacatatctactacatgtatcagtgcatTGACTAAACACTGTACATAcagattctatatgtatcatcaagcagagttgatgacgcatttactaaacttattgaatgatacattataacaaaaaagaggagaaaagacgAACTGATgatgaattaataataaaaagatgttGGGTTAAGACGATTAcagattaagaaaaaaaagacgatgatggattaagaataaaaagaagaaaccaataaaatatgccagagtctttgtttgaatccttctaaagattcataggatcatgcaaagatttttttctattttctgcCCCATTCTCATCAACAATTCCCGTCCTCTCCATCCCCGGCTGTCGGAGCTTCGGAACAGCCGCCGCCACCGCCGGCGGCTGAGATGGATTGTCACCGGCAGTGGGTGTGGAAGTGAAAGACATATGAAATTCTAGAGAAGGGGTTGTAGGGTTAGTGATATCTGATGAAAAACTTCTGAGAATGATTAAAAGGGAaagacataaaaagaaaaaccgATGATTTTGACGAAAGCTGGAGACTTTGTACTAATcgatgatggagtaagaagaacaATAAGAACGGGAGAGAAATTGTgcagttttttgaaatttcaaattttttgaattttgaaattcaaaatttaaaaattgagtgttttaattaaaattaattaaaattaataattcaaaattcaaaaatctgatttagaagattgagtgttttagtggagaaaaaataggcattataTTGGGGGattgtgtattataggagagagaatgGTATGTATCTATACacttctactaaaattaaaaaaaaaaagaaattatgtaatatttttaaaaaaaggggaaaattagagaatataaaacttatagttgtgtatttaagttattttcccTAATTTTTTGGATGCTGGGCTGATCCTATTACTCCAACCTTGGCCCAATTTACATTCAGCCCATATTTTCCGCAATATCCTATAGTTATCCtataataaatttgttttaattaggaCGATATATATCATTTTCCAGAATTTTCAGTCAAATACTAtctgatataaaaaaaattaaaatagaacaCAACAAATGCTTAGCTTTATTTAATTCATATCTAGTTATTGTTTTAGTCAGTGTAATTATTATTAACACGGGTGCTCACAAATTTTTGTAATGAGATTCAATAGTTTTTgcacatttatataattaacaaattttaaTGTAGTCGTGTCAAATGGAACCACATCACATTAATTGAGATTAGTATTACTGTATTAGAATAAAGAGAAACCAAAATGGAAAGAAATTAGTAATTACCGCTAGTTTTAGTTGGTTTAGAATAATTGGTTGGGAGTAAGTAACTCTCACTCAATCCGTTACCTTAGTAAAGCTTAATTAGTTGAATCAATGGGGAGTCATCCTACTATAATAATACTACCtatttacttcaattcaattctCAATCTATTACACAAATCCGTTAATACCAGACCTAGTCAAATTATGTTTCATTTAATGTCTCAACAATGTTCATTATGAACAATAATTTCTGATTAATttctatgtgtgtgtgtgttataTTAGTTGTAGCTGACAGAAAGTGAGTAGATTAAACATGGCGGATCAAAAGGAAACCGTTAGCTTGGATGATATCAAGAAGGAGAACGTTGACCTTGTacgttttttttatttttattttttatatgatagtATGATTGTCATTTGCAATACAAAATGTGATTTCTTTTATCTCTTAGGTAATGTCTGAACTTTCCTGATGAAAATTCTGAGTTCGATGTATACTGTATCAAGaatgaatttttattgtttggGAAAATATGTATAACATGCATTGTTTTGTGTGTTATACAGGAAACAATACCAGTGGAGGATGTATTTAGGATATTGGTAAGTTCCAAGGAGGGATTGGGATCTCAGGATGCAACTAAAAGGCTTCAAGTGTTTGGCCAAAACAAACTTGAGGAGAAAAAAGAGAATAAGGTCTTAAAATTTTTCGGTTTCATGTGGAATCCCTTGTCATGGGTTATGGAAATTGCTGCTATCATTGCTATTGTATTGGCAAATGGACAGCATAGGCCACCAGATTGGCAAGATTTTCTGGGAATTGTGATCTTGCTTGTCATCAACTCTACGGTTAGTTTCATAGAAGAAAATAATGCAGGCAATGCTGCAGCAGCCCTCATGGCTGGTCTTGCTCCTAAGACGAAGGTGATAAGAGATGGAAGCTGGAAGGAGATGGATGCAGCATTGTTAGTACCAGGGGATGTGATAAGTATTAAGTTGGGGGATATTGTACCGGCTGATGCTCGTCTACTTGATGGAGATCCTTTGAAGATTGATCAATCTGCTCTTACGGGTGAGTCATTACCCGTGACAAAGTACCCAGGGGAGGGAGTTTACTCTGGTTCCACATGTAAACAAGGTGAGATTGAGGCTGTTGTTATTGCAACTGGAATCAGCACCTTTTTCGGAAAAGCTGCTCATCTTGTTGATAGTACCAATAATGTTGGCCACTTCCAGAAGGTAAAAATTCTTGCAATTCTGATTGAAAAGTTGAAATGGAGCTCATCCAGCTGACGTAGATGATTTTTACAGGTGTTGACAGCAATTGGTAACTTCTGCATATGCTCTATTCTAGTTGGAATCATCATAGAAATACTGGTGATGTACCCAATTCAGCACAGGAAGTACAGAGATGGAATTGATAATCTGCTTGTTCTTCTCATTGGAGGGATTCCAATAGCCATGCCTACTGTATTATCGGTCACTATGGCTATTGGATCTCACAAATTGTCAGAACAAGGTGCCATTACTAAGAGGATGACTGCTATAGAGGAGATGGCTGGAATGGATGTTCTTTGTAGTGACAAGACAGGAACTCTTACACTAAACAAGCTTGAAGTAGACAAAAGTTTAGTCGAGGTTTGTGAATTAACATGACATTTCTTGAATTTATAGAGACAAGCCAAAGTGTATGCTAATTCAATGTCTTCTTCATTGGGAGGGATGGTACAGGTCTTCGCAAAGGATATGGACCAAGATACCGTTATTCTTCTTGGGGCCAGAGCTTCAAGGGTTGAAAACCAGGATGCTATTGATGCTTGCATAGTTGGAATGCTAGCAGATGCCAAGGAGGTAGAAAACTTGTCCCTTCATTTATGATAGGCATCGTTAGCAACTTTCATCGATAGGAAGTGCATCAACTTACTTGTACCTGAAGTTGTTATTTATGTGTGCTCTGTAGGCTAGAGCTGGGATTCAAGAAGTGCACTTCCTGCCTTTTAACCCTGTTGACAAGCGTACAGCTATTACTTACATAGACACCAATGGCAATTGGCATAGGGTTAGCAAAGGTGCACCAGAACAGGTAAGCATTAGCACTTAATACTTCTTTCTGTCTATACCTGAGTTGGTACATAAATCATTTGAATTCTGTTACCAGATTGTTGATCTTTGTCGCCTAAGTGAGCATGTAAAGAGGAAAGTTCACTCCATCATTGACAAGTTTGCTGAACGTGGTCTTCGCTCTCTTGCAGTGGCTCAACAGgtgaaaaatttaataaagcAAAGTCTGTAGCATtgtgttttttaattttctgcttCAAACTGAAGCCAGTGGATGTATTCTTTATGAATACAGACTGTACCAGAGAAGACAAAGGAAAGTCCAGGATCGCCTTGGGTTTTTGTAGGGCTCTTGCCTCTTTTTGACCCTCCAAGGCATGATAGTGCAGAAACAATTAGGCGTGCCCTTGTCCTTGGTGTCAACGTAAAAATGATAACTGGCGATCAGCTTGCCATAGGCAAGGAGACTGGTCGTAGGCTTGGCATGGGAACAAACATGTATCCCTCTTCCTCCCTCCTGGGGCAGCACAAGGATGAAAGTATAGCTAACCTCCCTGTGGATGAACTCATCGAGATGGCTGATGGCTTTGCTGGAGTCTTTCCAGGTTACTAACTATTTCCCATACATTTCTTACTGTTGGTAAGTCATCCTCCTGACTTCTATTTATTAATAATCTTTATACTTACTTGTGTTTGCGCGATATTTTGGAACTGTGTAGAGCACAAATATGAGATTGTGAAGAAGCTCCAACAAAGAAAGCACATTTGTGGTATGACAGGAGATGGTGTGAATGACGCCCCTGCTTTGAAGAAAGCAGATATAGGCATAGCTGTGGCTGATGCTACTGATGCTGCTCGTAGTGCATCAGACATAGTTCTCACAGAGCCAGGATTAAGTGTGATAGTGAGTGCTGTTTTGACTAGCCGAGCCATATTCCAGAGGAtgaagaattatacaatttatgcTGTTTCCATAACCATCCGAATCGTGCTAGGCTTCATGCTCATTGCACTAATCTGGAAGTTTGATTTCTCACCTTTCATGGTTCTTATCATTGCCATTCTCAATGATGGAACCATCATGACCATATCTAAAGATAAGGTGAAGCCGTCACCCATGCCTGATTCATGGAAACTGAGAGAAATATTTGCCACTGGCATAGTTCTTGGTACTTACCTAGCCGTGATGACTGTTATCTTCTTTTGGCTTGCTCACCAGTCAAATTTCTTCAGTGTAAGTAAATTCTGCACTATTCAATTAACAAACAGTATAACTGAAATGTTGCTTATCAATCCAACTTGCACTGTACTAGCAGGACAGGTTTGGTGTAAGATCGATTAGAGACAATGTACACAAACTCAATGCTGCACTGTATCTTCAAGTCAGCATTGTTAGTCAGGCACTCATTTTCGTAACTAGGTCAAGGAGTTGGTCTTACGTAGAACGACCTGGTCTCCTTCTGTTAGCTGCTTTTTTTGTAGCACAGCTGGTAAGTTGGTTAGTTTCCAGTACCAGATTAGCCGTTAGCAGTTAACACCATAGAacttcacctctaatgatttgcTCATCTTTCAGGTAGCCACCATAATTGCAGTATATGCGAACTGGGGTTTTGCCAGGATCCATGGAATTGGTTGGCGTTGGGCTGGTGTTATTTGGCTTTACAGTATTATTTTCTACATACCTCTAGATTTTCTAAAATTCGCAATCAGATACATTTTGAGTGGCAGAGCCTGGAACAGTATGATTGACAACAAGGTACTTCACACCAACAATGTtcatatcaattaaaaatttaccTAACATGTTATGACTTGTGACACTCTCTTCCTACTGTGCAGGTTGCTTTCACAAACAAGAAGGATTATGGTAGGGGAGAAAGAGAGGCACAATGGGCATTGGCTCAACGCACATTGCACGGACTTCACCCTCCCGATTCTTCAAAGATGTATGACAACAAAAGCTATAATGAATTGTCTGAAATAGCTGAGCATGCCAAACGTCGTGCTGAAGTTGCAAGGTACTTCTGATTGATATTTCCATATTGCAGCTTGCAGGGGTCATTTTTCAATAGCTTAACGATTTTCTAATTTCGATTCTTCTGCATTTGTTAATAGGCTAAGAGAGCTTCATACACTCAAGGGGCACGTGGAGTCAGTGGTGAAGCTCAAGGGACTTGACATTGAGACAATTCAGCAACATTACACGGTGTAGTACAGCAACCACAGTACAAAAGTCAATTGGCAAATAAAGAGTTAGAAATAAGAAACAGAAAACTGTTTCTAGGTTCCCTCTTTCCCTTCCTTACGTTGCTGATTAGCAGATAGTATGTTCTCCGGGAATAATGTAGCAAACAAGGTCGGAAAGCATAGGTCTCGTAAGAGCTAGACAGTTTCCTTTTTAGCTTATACTTGTATTCTACCAACTTTTAACTACTTTAATTGTAATCAGCCAAAATTTAGAAATTGCTGCATTTCAGTTTATGCAAATGAGATTCACTTTGCTGAAATTTGTTCTCTTTTTGACAAACATGTGGTGACTCATAAGATTTGAACCAATTCTTAACAAGGATTTGAGTTGTGTACCTCTGCAGTAGCAACTCCATCCTGCATTACTTCAAGGGCATGGTTCAAAAATATCATTCCGCGCTAGGTAGTCTCCAATTAGAACAAAAGATAATGAAGAAATTAGATAGTTTCTTATCTAATCAAAAGAACGATATAGAAAGAGATAATCACAACGCAACAAGTCAACAATTTCATATATTATGGACAATTAAAAAAACCTCTTCATACACTTAAGTCACATAGCATCAAGATTATATTCTTTCTGTATATAGAATTAAAGTAACAAGGTAATTCAGTGCTTTAATCTATAACCTGCTTGATTTAGAAACCACATTGCTCCTTCAGCTGCATTCTCTGCTgcagctttcttctttgaatACGGATTGCCCATACACTCTATAATTGTTGTACGAAGTCCTCTTATTTCCACAATTACCTTAAAGGTGAACCCGCATTTAGCTTCTCGATCATTCTAACTCATTATACACTTAATATCGATTCGTAACTCACTACAACTGTGCTATGAATCAGTGTTTTAAAATGCGAGGGCGTACTTTTAAATTGGAATAGTAATAAACTTACAACTTATGGTGATCTGGACCTTCCTCATTGCAACATTCAAATAAAGGTGCTTTCCAATGATTTACTGCACAAATCTCATACAAATGTGATTTGACGGAGCCTTGATTTTGATTACCtgttaaaaaaatcaaactactTTTTCCGCTTCAAATCTACGATCAAACGTTTAAAATTCGTGTACAGTCAATATCTATCCACTAAGAAAAAGTATTGGAAGCTTTATATTTTACCTTTGCCTTTGGACTTCCCATCCATGACGGCACAAAGCGGGCGAAACGTATTCGGGTCGGGTACTGTTTCACTTCTATATTCTCCTCGAAGCCGCTGCATAAATCTTTCAGCTTCACTATATTCCAACTTGTTCCAGAAACATCCAAATTAATCTTATCGTAAACTCCAATTATCatcaaattacaaaattataGAGATGCTATAATTGTGTTTTGAGTGTCGATAACgaattagtattattatatagAGATTTTGgtgaatattttcttttttcttattttggagCTGTTCTAGAATTATCTTAATAGATGTTATTCATATTTAGTGTCAGTCATAGTGTTGGGTAAGCTAAATGAAGGTTGAATTAATTacaacaattaattaaagttaGGCTTCTTTTGAATTTATTGATTTATAGCCGCAGCTTTCCCTGCCGTGTCATTGTTGATTAGTGCGCGTACGAAAATAATATTTCGAGGATTTGATAAGAGTGTGATAATGTCTGAGTAACATAAAAAAAACGTACAGATACGAtagaacattttttttaaaaaaaaaataaaggtttgatattttttttttgcatttgcAGAAACTTGTTATTCTTCTGAGATGCTTTCTAAACTGGGATGCCATTGATCGAAAGACGAAAGCCTTGTGGTTGAAACTCCTGTTGATGTTTCATTGAGATCTGAAGTTTTCTGTTTTCTGTTCAGAAAATTTGTTTCTGAGGATCCCAAGCTGTTGCTTGATGATCTTGTTTCAGTACTCATAACATTATTTATAATAGCtgatttgttgattttcatCCCTGTTAATAAGCAGGTAAAGCAATTTTCATCCTGCGATCGTGAATCTCTGTTTTCTTGTCTCAGAGAAGAATAAGGAACCTCtgattttttgtttgaatttctaTGGAACAGCCAGCAATTAGAAAAACTGCCTTCCTGATTTTCTGCTGTGTTTTCCTTAAGAATTGATTGTTTCTGAAATTTATGAACGAGAGCCGGAGAGGATTTAAAGGCGAGGGATTGAAGTCTTTTAAGGGTGCTTATAGGCACAATATAGAATTTTTGGCCAGGCATGAGAGTGGTTTCCGGTGGCAGAATGGCCCATGGCTGCTGGAAAACTGTTGGATGACAAATCCAACTTTTCGGGTTTCTGCTGATTATTTCTGATGCAAGAACAGGCCTGTCATGAAGTTCTACATGTCCTCCTGGATGAACAATTTTTACAAACATGTTTTTAGTATTACAACTGCATATCCAGTTCGAAAAGGCCATGATTTTTCAAGCATATAACCTGATTTTGTTTCCTTTTCGGAGTGCCAAGGGGAAGAATACATCGAGTGAAATTAATAGTTATGAGCTGGGATGGTAAATGAAAAAGAGagcatattttttaaatactattGTGTTTGATGTAAACTTCCTTAGATATTGCCGTGAGGTTACTAAGAACGGAATCTTAGATGTAAACTATAAACTCCTTGGTATGGAGGTATGGATTTTGACAAAGTAAATAAGTGCAGTTGGAAAGTGTATATAATGGAGTAGACCAGGTAGTATACTACAGGGGTAAATTTGTACTGATAGTACAAGTAAACGTAGACAATATCCGAAAGTAGAGAGGTAAATTTGACCCTTCGTGTTTGTGAATGAAACACGTCTGATATACCGATGATAGTCAAGTTGCTGTGACTGAAAACTTCAAGGAAACCAGCTATTGA encodes the following:
- the LOC101266320 gene encoding plasma membrane ATPase 4 isoform X2, with amino-acid sequence MADQKETVSLDDIKKENVDLETIPVEDVFRILVSSKEGLGSQDATKRLQVFGQNKLEEKKENKVLKFFGFMWNPLSWVMEIAAIIAIVLANGQHRPPDWQDFLGIVILLVINSTVSFIEENNAGNAAAALMAGLAPKTKVIRDGSWKEMDAALLVPGDVISIKLGDIVPADARLLDGDPLKIDQSALTGESLPVTKYPGEGVYSGSTCKQGEIEAVVIATGISTFFGKAAHLVDSTNNVGHFQKVLTAIGNFCICSILVGIIIEILVMYPIQHRKYRDGIDNLLVLLIGGIPIAMPTVLSVTMAIGSHKLSEQGAITKRMTAIEEMAGMDVLCSDKTGTLTLNKLEVDKSLVEVFAKDMDQDTVILLGARASRVENQDAIDACIVGMLADAKEARAGIQEVHFLPFNPVDKRTAITYIDTNGNWHRVSKGAPEQIVDLCRLSEHVKRKVHSIIDKFAERGLRSLAVAQQTVPEKTKESPGSPWVFVGLLPLFDPPRHDSAETIRRALVLGVNVKMITGDQLAIGKETGRRLGMGTNMYPSSSLLGQHKDESIANLPVDELIEMADGFAGVFPEHKYEIVKKLQQRKHICGMTGDGVNDAPALKKADIGIAVADATDAARSASDIVLTEPGLSVIVSAVLTSRAIFQRMKNYTIYAVSITIRIVLGFMLIALIWKFDFSPFMVLIIAILNDGTIMTISKDKVKPSPMPDSWKLREIFATGIVLGTYLAVMTVIFFWLAHQSNFFSDRFGVRSIRDNVHKLNAALYLQVSIVSQALIFVTRSRSWSYVERPGLLLLAAFFVAQLVATIIAVYANWGFARIHGIGWRWAGVIWLYSIIFYIPLDFLKFAIRYILSGRAWNSMIDNKVAFTNKKDYGRGEREAQWALAQRTLHGLHPPDSSKMYDNKSYNELSEIAEHAKRRAEVARLRELHTLKGHVESVVKLKGLDIETIQQHYTV
- the ERF52 gene encoding ethylene-responsive transcription factor 52, whose translation is MSRPQQKYRGVRQRHWGSWVSEIRHPSLKTRIWLGTYETSEDAARAYDEAARLMCGSTARTNFPYNATESSRFLSSALIAKLQRCNMSSLTATSRRPGKTRLEDKKENEISTLVRDTGDGEERQSESASQQYMKALEDEHIEQMIEELLDYGSIEMCSVRNE
- the LOC101266320 gene encoding plasma membrane ATPase 4 isoform X1, translated to MADQKETVSLDDIKKENVDLETIPVEDVFRILVSSKEGLGSQDATKRLQVFGQNKLEEKKENKVLKFFGFMWNPLSWVMEIAAIIAIVLANGQHRPPDWQDFLGIVILLVINSTVSFIEENNAGNAAAALMAGLAPKTKVIRDGSWKEMDAALLVPGDVISIKLGDIVPADARLLDGDPLKIDQSALTGESLPVTKYPGEGVYSGSTCKQGEIEAVVIATGISTFFGKAAHLVDSTNNVGHFQKVLTAIGNFCICSILVGIIIEILVMYPIQHRKYRDGIDNLLVLLIGGIPIAMPTVLSVTMAIGSHKLSEQGAITKRMTAIEEMAGMDVLCSDKTGTLTLNKLEVDKSLVEVFAKDMDQDTVILLGARASRVENQDAIDACIVGMLADAKEARAGIQEVHFLPFNPVDKRTAITYIDTNGNWHRVSKGAPEQIVDLCRLSEHVKRKVHSIIDKFAERGLRSLAVAQQTVPEKTKESPGSPWVFVGLLPLFDPPRHDSAETIRRALVLGVNVKMITGDQLAIGKETGRRLGMGTNMYPSSSLLGQHKDESIANLPVDELIEMADGFAGVFPEHKYEIVKKLQQRKHICGMTGDGVNDAPALKKADIGIAVADATDAARSASDIVLTEPGLSVIVSAVLTSRAIFQRMKNYTIYAVSITIRIVLGFMLIALIWKFDFSPFMVLIIAILNDGTIMTISKDKVKPSPMPDSWKLREIFATGIVLGTYLAVMTVIFFWLAHQSNFFSQDRFGVRSIRDNVHKLNAALYLQVSIVSQALIFVTRSRSWSYVERPGLLLLAAFFVAQLVATIIAVYANWGFARIHGIGWRWAGVIWLYSIIFYIPLDFLKFAIRYILSGRAWNSMIDNKVAFTNKKDYGRGEREAQWALAQRTLHGLHPPDSSKMYDNKSYNELSEIAEHAKRRAEVARLRELHTLKGHVESVVKLKGLDIETIQQHYTV